The window CACCTTGCATTTTGAATTATTGATTTTTGTATTCTAAGGGTTAACGAAACTGATCAACCCCCATttcgaaattttttattttttcaatAATGAGATTATTAAGGCATCGAAAGAGCATACCTTCTTGTTCTTCTCAGCAAAGAGTATGGCTTTTTCTTTTAGGGTTAAACCCTTTTCATTTATCATTTATTGACATAATTTAGTTCTTTTGTAAATATTTCTGATATGATATGGTGTTGAGGTTCTATAATTGATTACTTATTCACATCAATACCTAcattatatatttcatttgttatgCAGTTTTCGTTAAAATTTGGTTTTCGGCGGCCTTACACATCTTGACTTTATACGTTCTCTGTAATTTATCAGACCCTAAAACATatcatatgtataatatataattaatgcaTTATATATGTAGAACTTAGACGATTGATTCATGTGGTTCTTCCTTAAATGTTTATGCTTCCAAGTATACCCTCGATATTTTCTTTTTCGTTTTTATGTTGTCAAAAGCAATAGTTTGACCTTTCTTTGTTTTCGTATTTAAAATCGCATATCggtacattttatttatttttttaatttgtaaACCAGGTTGACGAAGATGATTATATTTGGAGACACAACAAGAGTAACATTTTGGAATGGTTACATAAGTCTCTTACCAAAAAATCAGATTTAGCTCAATGTATTAGTAAGTAAATCTTGTTTTATTACTACCATTTCTTTGTTTTCTCTCGCTCTCGGTGTATGCATGTTGTCTCATAATACCGGTTTTCTTTTCGTCACATATTGTATAAGATGTTTTTGTTTTATATATAACTTTTGAGTATTTGTTTGGTTTTTAGCTATTGCTATGGTTGGTCCAAAAACATGGCTTGGAGGAATCTTTAGCAAGCGTTCTGGAAGTAGCAAATCTGTTGACTTTAAGTTCACTGCCACTCAGGTACATATAATATAATAGTTAATTATTTTATCACTTAAAGTTTAATTATttagaatatttatatttatattattattagtgacaaaaaaagaaatgtaaatatataagtttttatttttatgcAGGAAGTAAGATATAGGAAGCTTCAAGATCGTGCAAATGTACCGTATGATGAGACTTGTGTTGATCATCAGGTGCAAACTTTTACTCCCTTTCATATTTTTTTAGCTCATCTTAATCAATTGATAAGTTCAAGTTGTCAAAATATATATTTTTGCTCTTGATATATGCACATTGTCCTAGTGTTTTTCGCCTGATCTCGGAATTAATTCTTGTTTAATAAAGTTATCTGCTTTATTGACAGAACGCCCTTTTAGAATTGTGGAATTTAGCATATCCAAATATTATGCTCGACGGGTTGATTTCCGAACAGTGGAAAGAAATGGGGTGGCAAGGATCTAATCCATCCACTGATTTCAGGTACGTTGCGACCACGATTACTTCTTTTTAAGAATAGACCGATCCAATTTTacaaatccgtttaattaatcggtcaatgtTGGTTAATGGGTCAAAATCATTTGTTAGTCAAGGTCAGTCAAGGTCAAAATTCGTCAACAATTTAATACGTATTAATTTAAGCTACAATTTAGAGGTTTTAAACACGTGAACGATTATTTTATTTTTTAGACAATTAtaagtttatgtttatggtttttttttctatatttacacatatatttttatatttattatttaaatgcataaaaattcCAATCCGATAAATTCCGAAGTTACTACCTCCAAAATCACTgagtactccccgagtagcgaATTATTGCAACCTTGGGTACATGTATTAGATTCTTATAAGATCATTCAAtgattatttacttattatttatatttatatatattttcttgTAGGGGTGGTGGGTTTCTTTCACTAGAGAATTTGGTGTACTTTGTAAAAACGTTTCCGGTATGCTGCTACTACATCATATCCTATCTTAAGTCTATATTTTTCAAGTTtggtatatttatgttatctattcATAAAAGTGTTAATATGCAAGATCAAGTAACTTACTAAATTAATTTTTGAAATGAAGAGTGCTTTTCATAGGTTACTACTGAAACAACGTGGTAAAAGGGCGACATGGGAGTACCCTTTTGCTATCGCTGGCGTCAATATATCATTTATGTTAACTCAAATGTTGGAGTTATATCGAGGTTTGTAATTTAAATCCATCTTTTGTAACTTCTTTATCGTAATGAGTTATCTTaatgccattttttttttttttttgcagttaagCCTAAATGTCAGCACTGTGTCAATTTCGTCAAAATATTGGAAGGTAATCCTTTTTCAGAAAACCAACTTCATCAAGCTAATTTTGTAACGGATTCCTTTTTTAATTACAATTGGTTGCAGATGATGAAGAAGCTTTTGATGTTCTATATTGTATAGCTTTTATAATGATGGATGCTCAATGGCTCACCACACATGCCTCGTACATGGAGTTTAATGTATACTTTCTTTCTTTGTGTGTATCCCTATATTTATGAACTATTATTCCATAATTCTTCATCGATATAATCACTAGGACGTTTTACAAGTTACACGGGCACAACTGGAGAAAGAACTAGCGCTCGAAGACATCAATAGCATACGCGATTTGCCTGCCTTCAACCTTCTACACAATTTATAATTTTAATCGATTACCGTTAGGGTTCCTTAAAAATGAGGTTACGTTCGGTTGTGTGGCTGCAGCATTGTAATCGAAATTTGATGCCAGAGCTCAATTGGTTGTATGCATTGGTGCATTTGTTCGTATAGTATTACatattatagatatagatataggtaTATAGTTATAGTTAGAGATAGATTAGTGTTCATTCCCATCTTTGTTTACACCTTGTAAAATTTAGATGTTTATTGCCCCTtatgtatatttcttgtagttTTTGTTTCTTGGTAAAATTAATGAAAAAAAAATGTGATTTAAATATTTAAATACTCGATCGTGCTGCTCACGTTACAGCTATTGTGTTGACCGTAAGTACGATAATTTTCTAATAGGACAAGATGTCAAACCAGAAAGAGAAAGATACTGAAGAATTCTGTATATCACAAATAAATTCAATAACAAATAGCCAGAATTAAGGCAAAATCTTGTGACTATTTGACTAAAAATGGAAGGAACATACATGGTACATGAGAAATGGACTAGGTTTAAGGAACAGGATATGATTTGTTTTTACACATGCACTTGTAAGCCATAGGACATGTTTCAGCCTCTTCAATGGATGCACATACGAAGCTAACCATGACTAGTCTGCAAGGGGAACACGAACCACACGCATGAGAACAGTCCGGTAGCCTTGATCCAGGCACTCGAACTGGATTTACACTACGTTGTCCTGATACCATCCTTTTGTCTCCATGGTGATCTTGTGTCACTTGTTTTGGATGATGATGCCCATGATCTGTTCacataattagtaattagtaacatatattaatattaaaaaattatAAGGTGATCATTGTATATGTGACTTGACTGTATACAGTCCATTAGGATTACTTGACTGTTTCCAATTTTTCCCTGAACACCACATTAATATATGTGACTAATACACAGcccatatatttatattaaaagttaCACAACAACAAAAAGTTGAACAATACAACCTAATAGTGTAcacttttttaattttaattttttttgctAGATAAGGTTATAATAACATACGTGAATGTTGGAAACCGACATGCCTAGCGTAGATGTGAAGCGGAAGAAGCAGAAGCAAAGAGAGGAATACTGCATTGACGATGAGTGGTTCATGGTTGTGATAATTTCGTGAAGATTTTTTCAGAAGTAATTTGTTTGTATGGAGAGATCAAGAAAGAAAGAATGAATTTATTTGAAAGAAAAAAGTGGTGGTATTGAAACAAGTCACAAGCATTTTGGAGTGAAAAAAGGGTCACATGAAAGATGGTGAATCGATCACAGGGCTTGACCATGATGCAATCAAATGGTTTATGAATAATGATCTTCTTCACACTTTTATGGTGGTGCTTTTGAGCCTCAAATTTACTGAACTAAATTGCTTCTTGTGACACATTAAATGCTAAAATTGGCTATTGGCTTGTTCAAATTGTAAGATATAGTAATGTGTTTAACGAGTTAGTTAAATACTAATTGGTCAATTGCTTCAAACTTCAGGAGTAATAGGATTGGACCACAAAATGATTGGTCAAGTGTGTATGTATATGGTGAAAAATGGAAGTATATGACAACTCAACAAAAATGGGAAGTTATTGATGTCACATTTTTGATAGCTAGTTACAAGATTTAATGCAGTTAGGACAACACATCAACTCGGATAGCATCCAACTCTAAACACACTGCTGTGAAGTAGCAAGAATAGTGTGGTTTTGCATTAAAAACACTGATAGACTTGAATGCAAGTTAACTAATTGAATGCATAGTTTTGAAAGCAATCAACTATGTACGTTTTCAATATTGGGTTTTGTTTTTCAATTAGGAGTGTCGTTTGTAATTTGATGCT of the Rutidosis leptorrhynchoides isolate AG116_Rl617_1_P2 chromosome 5, CSIRO_AGI_Rlap_v1, whole genome shotgun sequence genome contains:
- the LOC139849057 gene encoding uncharacterized protein → MVGPKTWLGGIFSKRSGSSKSVDFKFTATQEVRYRKLQDRANVPYDETCVDHQNALLELWNLAYPNIMLDGLISEQWKEMGWQGSNPSTDFRGGGFLSLENLVYFVKTFPSAFHRLLLKQRGKRATWEYPFAIAGVNISFMLTQMLELYRVKPKCQHCVNFVKILEDDEEAFDVLYCIAFIMMDAQWLTTHASYMEFNDVLQVTRAQLEKELALEDINSIRDLPAFNLLHNL
- the LOC139846672 gene encoding protein EPIDERMAL PATTERNING FACTOR 1-like, coding for MVSGQRSVNPVRVPGSRLPDCSHACGSCSPCRLVMVSFVCASIEEAETCPMAYKCMCKNKSYPVP